A window of Chitinophaga sp. MM2321 contains these coding sequences:
- a CDS encoding geranylgeranylglycerol-phosphate geranylgeranyltransferase produces the protein MKLWGAFFKLIRYPNLLYIALTQFLLQYCVVEPVLRNSGEEPSLSIAQFILLSLSTMLVAAAGYIINDYFDINIDIVNKPDKMVVDKIISRRWAMAWHTILNMTGVSIGFIVAWKTGQIYLGFTQVLCSLLLWFYSTSFKRQVLIGNVVISFLTALSVVVVGFYEKQIYASFEAIMSPVGRKLIQIIGVYALFAFLISMIREIVKDLEDIIGDSKDGCRTIPIVWGVLPAKRLCNVLLLVLQVIILLVEIRVWILGWYPAIGYLLLLVQLPCLYAYFLLKKAHLPAHYHKISTIVKCVMLTGILSMVFFKLFL, from the coding sequence ATGAAGCTCTGGGGCGCATTTTTTAAACTCATCAGGTATCCCAATCTCCTTTATATTGCCCTTACCCAGTTCCTGCTACAGTATTGTGTAGTAGAACCTGTATTGCGTAATTCGGGAGAAGAGCCTTCGCTGTCTATCGCACAATTTATATTATTGAGCCTGTCTACCATGTTGGTAGCAGCTGCCGGCTATATTATCAATGACTATTTTGATATCAATATCGATATCGTGAATAAGCCTGATAAAATGGTGGTGGATAAAATCATCAGCCGCCGCTGGGCGATGGCCTGGCACACCATCTTAAATATGACCGGTGTTTCTATCGGTTTTATTGTGGCATGGAAAACCGGGCAGATCTATCTCGGGTTTACGCAGGTCCTTTGTTCCCTGTTGTTGTGGTTTTATTCCACTTCTTTTAAAAGACAGGTGCTGATCGGAAATGTGGTCATATCGTTTTTAACGGCGTTGTCTGTGGTAGTAGTGGGCTTTTACGAGAAGCAGATCTATGCCAGCTTTGAAGCGATCATGTCTCCCGTAGGCAGAAAACTGATCCAGATTATTGGTGTATATGCACTCTTCGCCTTCCTGATTTCCATGATACGCGAAATTGTAAAAGACCTGGAAGATATTATCGGCGATAGTAAAGACGGTTGCCGCACGATTCCTATCGTATGGGGTGTGTTGCCGGCAAAACGTTTGTGTAACGTTCTTTTACTGGTACTACAGGTCATTATCCTACTGGTAGAGATCCGCGTATGGATCCTGGGCTGGTATCCGGCCATCGGCTACCTGCTGTTACTGGTACAACTGCCATGCCTATACGCTTATTTCCTGCTGAAGAAAGCACACCTTCCGGCGCATTATCATAAGATAAGCACCATTGTGAAATGTGTGATGCTGACCGGCATTTTATCCATGGTATTTTTTAAACTTTTTTTGTAG
- a CDS encoding DUF2520 domain-containing protein gives MEIVIVGTGNVAHCFGHLLKLHGHQISQVVSRNKEHAQELGEMLHAPFTDDVRDIYMEADVYLLAVSDDAIPELNNQLRLGRRIVAHTAGAVPLSAISGISTNTGVLYPLQSIRKEIKTYPVIPIMLEAANDEVLKRLQALAQSISSRIEITNSVQRMQYHLTAVLCNNFTNHLIAQAKAYCEKQQLDFTLLQPIIKETFDRLEKYPPEMVQTGPAIRQDETTMSLHRDLLADEKHLQLVYQVMSDSINQFHQR, from the coding sequence ATGGAGATAGTAATTGTTGGCACTGGCAATGTTGCGCATTGTTTTGGACACCTCTTGAAATTGCATGGTCATCAGATCAGCCAGGTGGTGAGCCGTAATAAGGAACATGCACAGGAACTGGGTGAAATGTTGCATGCGCCATTTACCGACGATGTGCGGGATATATATATGGAGGCAGATGTATACCTGCTGGCGGTAAGTGACGACGCTATCCCGGAACTGAACAACCAGCTGCGCCTGGGCAGGCGTATTGTGGCCCATACGGCCGGTGCGGTGCCCCTGAGTGCCATTTCCGGCATCTCTACTAATACAGGGGTGTTATATCCCTTGCAATCCATTCGTAAGGAAATAAAAACATACCCGGTTATTCCCATTATGCTGGAAGCAGCTAATGATGAAGTACTTAAGCGTTTACAGGCCCTCGCCCAGAGTATTTCCTCCCGCATTGAAATAACCAACTCCGTACAACGGATGCAATATCACCTCACCGCAGTGTTGTGTAATAATTTTACCAATCACCTCATTGCACAGGCAAAGGCATATTGTGAAAAGCAGCAACTGGACTTTACCCTGTTGCAACCTATTATAAAGGAGACGTTTGACCGGCTGGAAAAATATCCGCCTGAAATGGTGCAGACAGGTCCTGCCATCCGCCAGGATGAAACTACTATGAGCCTGCACCGGGACCTGCTGGCAGATGAAAAACATTTACAACTGGTATACCAGGTGATGTCGGATTCGATTAATCAGTTCCACCAGAGATAA
- a CDS encoding Maf family protein yields MYKGAPVILASQSPRRKQLLEQAGIPFQVKVVATAETFPPDMAIDEIPVYIALQKAAAVIAQCAPNDIVIAADTVVVLDNTIIGKPQDREDAIRILSALSGREHRVITGVVMQRNGKEITFSKTTAVHFKPLTPEQISYYVDNYKPYDKAGAYAIQEWIGAVGIDSINGCFYNVMGLPVSVVVQKLDQDFSD; encoded by the coding sequence ATGTATAAAGGAGCACCTGTTATACTGGCTTCCCAATCGCCGCGCAGAAAGCAGCTGTTGGAGCAGGCTGGTATCCCTTTCCAGGTTAAAGTAGTAGCAACAGCAGAAACATTTCCGCCGGACATGGCGATCGATGAAATCCCCGTTTACATAGCCCTGCAAAAGGCAGCAGCAGTAATAGCACAATGTGCGCCAAACGATATCGTTATTGCAGCAGATACCGTAGTTGTATTGGACAATACGATCATCGGCAAACCGCAGGACCGGGAAGACGCCATCAGGATACTGTCTGCATTGAGTGGCCGCGAACATCGTGTTATTACCGGTGTAGTCATGCAACGCAACGGCAAAGAAATTACTTTCTCAAAAACAACAGCCGTCCATTTCAAACCCCTCACACCGGAGCAGATCAGTTATTATGTAGATAATTACAAACCCTATGATAAAGCCGGCGCTTATGCCATCCAGGAATGGATCGGTGCAGTAGGAATAGACAGCATCAACGGCTGCTTCTATAATGTAATGGGACTACCGGTTAGTGTAGTGGTGCAAAAACTTGACCAGGACTTTTCGGATTAA
- a CDS encoding PLP-dependent aspartate aminotransferase family protein yields the protein MKTATQLIHSIPIDELTGAISVPIYQTSTFVQESPGINKGFEFSRANNPTRKVLEELICNLEEGYAGFAFASGMSAIDAVLKLLKTGDEVMAVEDTYGGIFQIFNHMFERFGIKVNFVDTSNLDKVLAAITPNTRIIWLESPTNPTLRISDIKSISKIAKQHNILLAVDNTFSTPLLQQPLTLGADMVIHSASKYLAGHCDVIAGLVVVNSKSLADQIRYNQNISGSILSPFDAWLTIRGIETLALRLEKQCSNASAVANWLAAHPAVDKVFYPGLVTHKNHHIARKQQKSYGALVSFSLKSDNIKNAIRIVNATKLFKLAESFGGVKSMLAHPATMTHRTIPEAFRKKTGLQDSCIRLSVGIEDAEDLINDLKQALDKLNHPAGKQITVLQ from the coding sequence ATGAAAACAGCTACACAACTGATTCATAGTATTCCGATAGATGAGTTGACAGGCGCTATTTCAGTGCCCATCTACCAAACATCTACCTTTGTACAGGAATCGCCGGGCATCAATAAGGGTTTTGAATTTTCGCGGGCTAACAATCCCACGCGGAAAGTGTTGGAAGAACTGATCTGCAACCTGGAAGAAGGCTACGCAGGTTTCGCCTTCGCCAGCGGGATGTCTGCTATTGACGCTGTACTGAAGCTGTTGAAAACCGGCGATGAAGTAATGGCCGTAGAAGATACTTACGGTGGCATCTTCCAGATCTTCAACCACATGTTTGAACGTTTTGGGATCAAAGTAAACTTCGTGGACACCAGCAACCTCGATAAAGTACTGGCTGCCATCACGCCCAATACCCGGATTATCTGGCTGGAATCCCCTACCAATCCAACATTGCGCATCTCTGATATCAAGTCTATCAGTAAAATTGCCAAACAACATAATATCCTGCTGGCAGTAGATAATACTTTCAGTACCCCTTTATTGCAGCAACCACTCACTTTGGGCGCCGACATGGTTATCCACAGTGCTTCCAAATACCTGGCCGGTCACTGCGACGTGATTGCCGGACTGGTAGTGGTCAATTCCAAGTCGCTCGCTGATCAGATCCGCTATAACCAGAATATTTCCGGTAGTATCCTCAGTCCGTTCGACGCCTGGCTCACGATCCGTGGTATAGAAACCCTGGCGCTCCGGCTGGAAAAGCAATGCAGCAATGCCAGCGCCGTAGCCAACTGGCTGGCCGCGCATCCTGCGGTGGATAAAGTATTTTATCCGGGTCTTGTTACCCATAAAAACCATCACATTGCGCGCAAACAGCAAAAAAGTTATGGCGCCCTCGTGAGCTTCTCCTTAAAAAGCGATAATATCAAAAATGCGATCCGCATCGTGAACGCTACCAAGCTGTTTAAACTGGCGGAAAGTTTTGGCGGTGTGAAAAGTATGCTGGCTCATCCGGCTACCATGACACATCGAACGATACCGGAAGCATTCCGGAAAAAAACAGGTTTGCAGGATTCCTGCATCCGTTTATCAGTAGGCATAGAAGATGCCGAAGACCTGATCAACGACCTGAAACAAGCACTGGATAAATTAAACCATCCGGCGGGTAAACAAATCACTGTTTTACAATAA
- a CDS encoding homoserine dehydrogenase produces MENKIINLGIFGFGVVGQGLYEVLNRTKGINARIKKICIKDPNKSRPIDSSYFTTDKNEILEDPTIDVVVELINDTEAAFEIVSTALRNGKAVVSASKRMIAENLPALFQLQTENKVPFLYEASSCASIPIIRNLEEYYDNDLLNAVEGICNGSTNYILTKIFEENQSFETALQKAQELGFAETDPTLDIEGYDPKYKLVILLLHAFGTFVKPEEVYNFGIHHLNDFDIQFAKQRNCTVKLIAQCRRQNGNVFAYVLPHLIKEHNLLYDVYNEYNGILLESAFTDKQFFVGKGAGGTATGSAVLSDISALLYNYRYEYKKIKQNNQPTFTNDVKLKVYLRYKTPDQVDLSVFFNISEKYESTAWRYVVGTINLQQLREVNWLKNKDVNLLVMDQD; encoded by the coding sequence ATGGAAAACAAGATCATCAATTTAGGTATTTTTGGATTCGGTGTCGTAGGACAAGGACTGTATGAAGTTTTGAACAGAACAAAAGGTATTAATGCACGCATCAAAAAGATCTGTATTAAAGACCCTAACAAATCAAGACCTATTGACAGCAGCTACTTCACTACCGATAAAAATGAAATCCTGGAAGATCCTACCATAGACGTAGTAGTAGAGCTGATAAATGATACGGAAGCCGCCTTTGAAATTGTGAGCACTGCGCTCCGCAATGGCAAAGCAGTAGTAAGCGCCAGCAAACGCATGATTGCTGAAAACCTGCCCGCTCTCTTCCAGTTACAAACAGAAAATAAAGTGCCCTTCCTGTACGAAGCCTCCAGCTGCGCCAGTATTCCCATCATCCGCAACCTGGAAGAATATTACGACAACGACCTGCTCAATGCAGTGGAAGGCATCTGCAACGGATCTACCAACTACATTCTTACCAAAATATTTGAAGAAAACCAGAGCTTTGAAACGGCCCTGCAAAAAGCGCAGGAACTGGGCTTCGCAGAAACCGATCCTACACTGGACATAGAAGGATACGATCCTAAATACAAACTCGTCATCCTCCTCCTCCACGCTTTCGGCACCTTCGTGAAACCGGAAGAAGTGTATAACTTCGGTATCCACCACCTCAACGACTTTGATATCCAGTTTGCCAAACAAAGAAACTGTACGGTGAAACTGATTGCCCAATGCCGCCGGCAGAACGGCAACGTGTTTGCATACGTGCTACCTCATCTCATCAAAGAACATAACCTCCTCTATGATGTGTATAATGAGTACAATGGCATCCTGCTGGAAAGTGCATTCACCGACAAACAATTCTTTGTAGGTAAAGGCGCCGGTGGTACTGCAACCGGCAGCGCCGTACTGTCTGATATCTCCGCCCTGTTGTACAACTACCGCTACGAGTATAAAAAAATCAAACAGAATAATCAGCCCACTTTCACCAACGATGTAAAACTGAAAGTATACCTGCGTTATAAAACACCCGACCAGGTAGATCTCTCGGTGTTTTTCAATATTTCAGAGAAGTATGAATCAACCGCCTGGCGCTACGTGGTAGGCACCATCAACCTCCAACAACTAAGAGAAGTGAACTGGCTGAAAAATAAAGACGTGAATCTGTTGGTAATGGACCAGGATTAG
- a CDS encoding 3-deoxy-D-manno-octulosonate 8-phosphate phosphatase gives MNILALFKPITTFILDVDGVLTDGTLQLLPGGEMSRRMNIKDGYALQLAVKKGYRVVIISGGKSESVVSRLQGLGIRDIFTGVHDKKEKLQDYVFEHDLSWDEILYMGDDIPDYQPMQLVALPVCPADAAAEIKGICRYISPVPGGHGCVREVMEKVLKLNGHWLMDEGIASK, from the coding sequence ATGAATATTTTGGCTTTATTTAAACCCATCACCACTTTTATACTGGATGTGGATGGGGTATTGACGGATGGCACGTTACAATTGCTGCCAGGCGGCGAAATGTCGCGCAGGATGAACATCAAAGATGGCTACGCTTTGCAGCTCGCCGTTAAAAAAGGATACCGGGTGGTGATTATCTCCGGCGGAAAATCTGAGAGTGTGGTCAGCAGATTGCAGGGCCTGGGTATCCGGGACATATTTACCGGCGTACATGATAAGAAGGAGAAGCTCCAGGATTATGTGTTTGAGCATGACCTGAGCTGGGATGAAATTTTGTATATGGGAGATGATATTCCCGATTACCAGCCGATGCAGCTGGTAGCATTACCGGTTTGCCCGGCTGACGCAGCAGCAGAGATAAAAGGAATTTGCAGGTATATTTCACCGGTACCCGGCGGCCATGGCTGTGTACGGGAGGTGATGGAAAAAGTATTAAAACTGAATGGCCATTGGTTGATGGACGAAGGTATTGCATCGAAATAA